From a single Aminobacterium mobile DSM 12262 genomic region:
- a CDS encoding restriction endonuclease subunit S, with product MSKLDELIAELCPDGVEFVTVEEICDITRGRVMSKNYLRENTGVYPVYSSQTANNGVFGYINTFDYDCESVTWTTDGANAGSVFYHINEKFSITNVCGLLRVKNNELVSTKFLFYVLQVYAKKYVNDGMGNPKLMSNVMARISVPLPPLAVQQEIVRILDNFTELTAELTAELTARRKQYEYYRDLLLTFGDEVPRVAIDDLFNIRNGYTPSKSNKEYWENGVIPWFRMEDIRENGRILSNALQHVSINAVKGRPFPANSIIISTSATIGEHALIQTEFLANQRFTILSLKNEYQDVNIKYLFYYCYILGEWCKNNLTLGHFASVDMVAFKKFRIPLPPLKEQERIVAILDRFDALCNDLTSGIPAEIEARQKQYEYYRDKLLSFKEVTA from the coding sequence ATGAGTAAGTTAGATGAATTGATTGCTGAACTTTGTCCAGATGGAGTGGAGTTTGTAACAGTGGAAGAAATTTGTGACATTACACGTGGGAGAGTAATGTCCAAAAATTATCTAAGAGAAAATACTGGTGTTTATCCCGTTTATTCATCACAAACAGCAAATAACGGTGTTTTTGGCTACATAAATACTTTTGACTATGACTGCGAATCCGTAACATGGACAACAGATGGAGCAAACGCTGGTTCTGTTTTTTATCATATTAACGAAAAATTTAGTATAACAAATGTTTGTGGATTATTAAGGGTTAAAAATAATGAACTGGTAAGTACTAAGTTTCTATTTTATGTTTTGCAAGTATATGCAAAAAAATATGTTAATGATGGTATGGGTAACCCAAAATTGATGAGCAACGTCATGGCAAGGATTTCTGTTCCCCTTCCCCCTCTAGCTGTTCAGCAGGAAATTGTCCGTATTCTGGACAATTTCACAGAGCTTACAGCAGAGCTTACAGCAGAGCTTACAGCAAGGAGAAAGCAGTATGAGTATTATAGGGATTTGCTGCTTACGTTTGGTGATGAAGTGCCACGAGTGGCTATTGATGATCTTTTTAATATTCGTAACGGATATACACCATCAAAATCCAACAAGGAGTATTGGGAAAACGGAGTAATTCCTTGGTTTCGGATGGAAGATATACGCGAAAATGGAAGAATACTTTCAAATGCATTGCAACATGTTTCAATAAATGCTGTTAAAGGAAGACCATTTCCTGCAAACTCTATAATTATTTCTACTTCTGCAACAATAGGTGAACATGCACTAATACAAACCGAGTTTTTAGCAAATCAAAGATTTACAATACTCTCACTTAAAAATGAATATCAAGATGTGAATATAAAGTACCTATTTTATTATTGTTATATACTTGGTGAATGGTGTAAAAACAACTTAACACTTGGGCATTTTGCTTCTGTTGATATGGTTGCTTTTAAGAAATTTAGAATTCCCCTCCCCCCTCTCAAAGAACAAGAGCGCATCGTAGCTATCCTCGATCGCTTTGACGCTCTCTGCAACGACTTAACCAGCGGCATTCCGGCCGAAATCGAAGCACGGCAAAAGCAATATGAATATTACAGGGATAAACTGTTATCTTTCAAGGAGGTGACGGCATGA
- a CDS encoding type I restriction-modification system subunit M translates to MENNRKEQERAELHRTIWNMANDLRGSVDGWDFKQYVLGMLFYRYISENITAYINAGEWEAGNTEFDYAKLSDEEAEQAREDLVKTKGFFILPSELFENVRARAKDDENLNETLEQVFSNIEASAQGTESEDNFKGLFDDIDVNSNKLGNTVVKRNEKLVKLMNSVGEMKLGDYKDNTIDAFGDAYEFLMGMYASNAGKSGGEYYTPQEVSELLTHLTLVGKTEVNKVYDPACGSGSLLLKFAKILGKENVRQGFFGQEINITTYNLCRINMFLHDIDYDKFDIALGDTLTDPQHWDDEPFEAIVSNPPYSIKWKGDNDPILINDPRFSPAGVLAPKSKADLAFIMHSLSWLATNGTAAIVCFPGVMYRGGAEKKIRQYLIDNNYIDCIIQLPDNLFYGTSIATCIMVLKKSKSENSTLFIDASKEFVKVTNNNKLTQENIETILNAFKDRKDIEHFARLVPNSEIAEQDYNLSVSTYVEQEDTREKIDIVALNAEIEKIVAREQILREEIDKIIAEIEVGK, encoded by the coding sequence TTACTGCCTATATTAACGCCGGAGAATGGGAAGCTGGCAATACGGAATTTGATTATGCTAAGTTATCCGACGAAGAAGCAGAACAGGCACGAGAGGATTTAGTTAAGACAAAGGGCTTCTTTATTTTACCCAGCGAACTTTTTGAAAATGTCCGAGCTCGTGCAAAGGACGATGAAAACTTAAATGAAACACTGGAACAGGTTTTCAGTAATATAGAGGCATCTGCCCAAGGAACAGAGAGTGAAGATAATTTCAAAGGTCTGTTTGACGATATTGATGTTAACAGCAATAAGCTAGGTAACACTGTAGTAAAGCGTAATGAAAAGCTGGTTAAGCTAATGAATTCTGTTGGAGAAATGAAGCTGGGAGATTACAAAGACAATACCATAGATGCATTCGGTGATGCTTATGAGTTTTTAATGGGTATGTATGCATCCAATGCAGGAAAAAGTGGTGGTGAATACTATACGCCGCAGGAGGTTTCTGAACTCCTTACCCACTTAACATTAGTAGGAAAAACTGAAGTCAACAAGGTATATGACCCCGCCTGCGGTTCTGGCTCTCTACTGCTAAAGTTTGCAAAAATCTTAGGAAAAGAAAATGTACGTCAAGGTTTCTTCGGTCAAGAAATCAACATTACAACCTACAACCTGTGCAGAATTAATATGTTCCTGCACGATATTGATTATGACAAATTTGATATTGCCCTTGGGGACACACTAACAGATCCGCAACATTGGGATGATGAGCCTTTTGAAGCCATTGTATCAAATCCACCTTACTCTATTAAATGGAAGGGCGACAATGATCCTATTTTGATTAACGATCCCCGTTTTTCTCCAGCGGGAGTATTGGCTCCTAAGTCTAAGGCAGACCTTGCTTTTATTATGCATAGTCTCTCTTGGCTTGCAACAAACGGAACAGCGGCTATCGTTTGTTTCCCCGGTGTAATGTACCGCGGAGGCGCTGAAAAGAAAATCAGGCAGTACCTGATTGATAATAACTATATCGACTGTATCATTCAGTTACCGGATAACTTGTTTTATGGTACCAGCATTGCTACCTGCATTATGGTGCTGAAGAAGTCTAAATCAGAAAATAGCACCTTATTTATCGATGCATCAAAGGAATTTGTAAAGGTTACGAATAACAACAAGCTTACACAAGAAAATATTGAGACCATTCTTAACGCATTCAAAGATAGAAAAGATATAGAGCATTTTGCTAGGCTTGTGCCAAACAGTGAAATAGCTGAACAAGATTATAACCTGTCTGTTTCTACCTATGTTGAACAGGAGGATACCAGAGAAAAGATTGATATTGTTGCCCTCAATGCTGAGATAGAAAAAATTGTGGCGAGAGAGCAGATTTTGCGGGAAGAAATAGATAAGATTATTGCGGAAATTGAGGTGGGCAAATGA